From the Pseudooceanicola aestuarii genome, one window contains:
- a CDS encoding DUF2848 domain-containing protein yields MTQLSVRIDSLDGTTETDIPIDKLVVAGWTGRQKEAMEHHIAELEALGIKRPAATPMFYLLSASRLTQSDTMEVIGDGSSGEAEFVLLGTPEGLLVGIGSDHTDREAETVGVTLSKQMCDKPVGGTFWRFDDLRDHWDQIIIRSFATIDGARVLYQEGTIAGMLAPQSLIAEYEHDAIAPGTAMFCGTLPAIGGIRGSSDFTCELEDPVLNRKITCHYAIKTLEVRG; encoded by the coding sequence ATGACCCAACTTTCGGTGCGAATCGACAGCTTGGACGGCACGACTGAAACCGACATCCCGATCGACAAACTGGTCGTCGCCGGCTGGACCGGCCGCCAGAAGGAGGCGATGGAGCACCATATCGCCGAGCTGGAGGCGCTCGGTATCAAGCGCCCGGCCGCCACGCCGATGTTCTACCTGCTGTCGGCCTCCCGCCTGACGCAATCCGACACGATGGAAGTGATCGGCGACGGCTCCAGCGGGGAGGCGGAATTCGTCCTTCTGGGCACGCCCGAGGGGCTTCTGGTCGGCATTGGCTCCGACCATACCGATCGCGAAGCGGAGACGGTCGGCGTCACCCTGTCCAAGCAGATGTGCGACAAGCCCGTCGGCGGCACCTTCTGGCGCTTCGACGATCTGCGCGACCATTGGGACCAGATCATCATCCGCAGCTTTGCCACCATCGACGGCGCGCGGGTGCTCTACCAGGAGGGGACAATCGCCGGGATGCTGGCGCCGCAATCGCTGATCGCGGAATACGAACATGATGCCATCGCGCCGGGCACCGCCATGTTCTGCGGCACCTTGCCGGCCATCGGCGGAATTCGCGGATCCTCGGATTTCACCTGCGAGCTGGAAGACCCGGTCCTAAACCGCAAGATCACCTGCCACTACGCAATCAAGACACTGGAGGTGCGCGGCTAA
- a CDS encoding Bug family tripartite tricarboxylate transporter substrate binding protein has protein sequence MNVLKTLATGTAMLLAGLSPAVAQTSYEGEQVTLLINYGAGGSTDVEGRLIANHLGKHIPGNPDIIVQNMPGGGGNIGSNYLGTSAKADGMTVGFFTWNPIDQIIDAPGLMIKYNDFDFVAGISQPTIFYMRKDVAPGVEAPEDLLKTEGFKAGTLSPTIHQTVRTRLALDLLEVPYTLVSGYKGLKDIATAVLQDEVQLSNGSLTSYSSAIIPLLIEPEVATPLFHFDVEKDGEFSADPLLDQYDTVTFLDLYRAKHGADAVPAGENWEALRLINNIMEAMYRSVFMPPNSPDGAVETMRAAFQALSEDPDFIADYAKTVGIEPRMTVGATGQQIINELGDLSPEFVDGFTAYVNQ, from the coding sequence ATGAATGTACTGAAAACACTTGCAACCGGCACGGCGATGCTGCTCGCCGGCCTCAGCCCGGCGGTGGCGCAGACAAGCTACGAGGGCGAACAGGTCACGCTGTTGATCAATTACGGCGCCGGCGGCTCAACCGATGTGGAGGGGCGGCTGATCGCCAACCACCTGGGCAAGCACATTCCCGGCAACCCGGACATCATCGTGCAGAACATGCCCGGTGGTGGTGGCAATATCGGGTCGAACTACCTGGGCACCTCCGCCAAGGCGGACGGGATGACGGTTGGTTTCTTCACCTGGAACCCGATTGACCAGATCATCGACGCGCCCGGCCTGATGATCAAATACAACGACTTCGATTTCGTCGCCGGGATCTCCCAGCCGACGATCTTCTATATGCGCAAGGACGTGGCGCCCGGTGTCGAAGCCCCCGAAGACCTGCTGAAGACCGAAGGCTTCAAGGCCGGTACGCTGTCGCCGACGATCCACCAGACAGTGCGGACACGCCTGGCGCTGGACCTGCTGGAGGTGCCGTATACACTGGTCAGTGGCTACAAGGGCCTGAAGGACATCGCCACCGCCGTCCTTCAGGACGAGGTGCAATTGTCAAACGGATCGCTGACCAGCTATTCCTCGGCCATCATCCCGCTGCTGATCGAACCGGAAGTCGCCACGCCGCTGTTCCACTTCGACGTGGAAAAGGACGGTGAGTTCAGCGCGGATCCGCTGCTCGACCAATACGACACTGTCACCTTCCTGGATCTCTACCGGGCCAAGCACGGAGCCGATGCGGTGCCCGCCGGGGAGAATTGGGAGGCGCTGCGCCTGATCAACAACATCATGGAGGCGATGTACCGCTCGGTCTTCATGCCGCCGAATTCGCCCGATGGCGCGGTCGAGACGATGCGCGCCGCGTTTCAGGCCCTGTCCGAAGATCCCGATTTCATCGCCGATTACGCCAAGACCGTGGGGATCGAACCGCGCATGACCGTGGGCGCCACCGGCCAGCAGATCATCAACGAACTGGGCGATCTGTCGCCGGAATTCGTTGACGGCTTTACCGCCTACGTGAACCAGTAA
- a CDS encoding acyl-CoA dehydrogenase family protein, with amino-acid sequence MTLDLSDDLRMLKDQVRRFVDREIIPVESEATDGFDMKPEYRARFEAQTRELGYWFVELSEEQGGLGLGLMARVLLWEEMGRTIACAPRKQSIFGPEVSPILFNLTPEQKEKYLIPVMKGEKTTCFALSEPDAGGDPGNIRTSAVRDGDDYVINGYKIFITGAQSADFAQVMAVTDPVKGRKGGISSFLVDMDTPGLTIAREQHTMMGDRPCELSFDNVRVPAANLIGAEGKGFALAQDWINQGRIRHGARAIGVIERSLELAVAQAHRRKTFGKPLSERQAVQWKLVDSYLDLKALRLMVYETAQRYDRGEDVRHDAYIVKMQGDRMAFEAMDRCMQLHGGSGLTTDLPIEKFWRDQRSMMITEGPEEILRGSLAQKILKDYAQ; translated from the coding sequence ATGACACTGGACCTTTCCGACGATCTGCGCATGTTGAAGGATCAGGTTCGCCGCTTCGTCGACCGGGAGATCATTCCGGTGGAAAGCGAAGCTACCGACGGCTTCGACATGAAACCGGAATACCGCGCCCGTTTCGAGGCGCAGACCCGCGAGCTGGGCTATTGGTTCGTGGAGCTGAGCGAGGAACAGGGCGGGCTGGGCCTTGGGCTGATGGCGCGGGTGCTGCTGTGGGAGGAGATGGGCCGCACCATCGCCTGTGCCCCGCGCAAGCAGAGCATCTTTGGACCCGAGGTGTCGCCCATCCTGTTCAACCTGACGCCGGAGCAGAAGGAAAAGTACCTGATCCCGGTGATGAAGGGGGAGAAGACCACCTGTTTCGCCCTGTCCGAACCCGATGCGGGGGGCGATCCGGGCAATATCCGCACCTCCGCCGTGCGTGACGGGGACGACTACGTCATCAATGGCTACAAGATCTTCATCACCGGGGCGCAATCGGCTGATTTTGCGCAGGTGATGGCGGTGACAGATCCGGTGAAGGGGCGCAAAGGCGGGATTTCCTCCTTCCTGGTGGACATGGACACGCCCGGTCTGACCATCGCCCGCGAACAGCACACGATGATGGGCGATCGGCCCTGCGAGTTGTCGTTCGACAATGTGCGTGTGCCCGCCGCAAATCTGATCGGAGCGGAGGGCAAGGGGTTTGCCCTGGCGCAGGATTGGATCAATCAGGGGCGCATCCGCCACGGCGCCCGCGCCATCGGCGTGATCGAACGCAGCCTTGAACTGGCCGTCGCGCAGGCGCACCGGCGCAAGACATTCGGCAAACCGCTGTCGGAGCGCCAAGCGGTGCAATGGAAGCTGGTTGATTCCTACCTTGATCTCAAGGCGTTGCGCCTGATGGTCTATGAGACCGCACAGCGTTACGACCGGGGGGAGGACGTCCGCCACGACGCCTATATCGTCAAGATGCAGGGCGACCGCATGGCGTTCGAGGCAATGGACCGGTGCATGCAATTGCACGGCGGTTCCGGCCTGACCACCGACCTGCCGATCGAGAAGTTCTGGCGCGACCAGCGCAGCATGATGATCACCGAAGGACCCGAGGAGATCCTGCGCGGCTCTCTCGCCCAGAAGATCCTGAAGGACTACGCGCAGTAA
- a CDS encoding alpha/beta fold hydrolase, with protein MQDVELQTGGGHSWLEAGDGPPLVLIHGIGGTTANWRPVLAPLARGRRVLAWSFPGYDGAAPLPSASPAAADYALRLLDFLDQRDVGPAHMVGHSLGAVVVAALTQLAPDRASRLSLVCPVIGAGQLPPPVREEIRTARLTEIRDGGMAAFAEARTGAIVGPDATPGDLSRIIATMAGISASAYLQAWEMLCATYLPALLSPGTIPVQVMGCDADPVAPPDAVTALASHLSVEPVRLPGIGHFPTFEARDALIALVTGQE; from the coding sequence ATGCAGGATGTCGAATTGCAGACCGGGGGCGGGCATAGCTGGCTGGAGGCCGGCGATGGTCCGCCGCTGGTACTGATCCATGGGATCGGCGGAACGACGGCCAACTGGCGCCCGGTGCTGGCGCCGCTCGCGCGCGGGCGCCGCGTGCTGGCCTGGAGCTTTCCGGGATATGACGGTGCCGCGCCGCTGCCATCTGCCAGCCCGGCGGCGGCGGATTACGCGCTGCGGCTGCTGGATTTCCTGGATCAGCGCGACGTCGGACCGGCGCATATGGTGGGTCATTCGCTGGGGGCCGTGGTGGTCGCGGCGCTGACGCAGTTGGCGCCGGACCGGGCGTCCCGCCTCAGCCTTGTCTGCCCGGTGATCGGAGCGGGCCAGCTGCCCCCGCCCGTGCGGGAGGAAATCCGCACCGCCCGCCTGACGGAAATTCGAGACGGCGGGATGGCCGCCTTTGCGGAGGCCCGGACCGGCGCCATTGTCGGGCCCGACGCCACACCCGGGGATCTGTCCCGGATCATCGCCACGATGGCCGGGATCTCCGCCAGCGCCTATCTTCAGGCCTGGGAGATGCTGTGCGCCACATACCTGCCCGCGTTGCTGTCCCCCGGCACGATCCCCGTGCAGGTGATGGGATGCGATGCCGATCCCGTGGCCCCGCCCGATGCCGTCACGGCGCTGGCGTCCCACCTTTCGGTCGAACCGGTGCGTCTGCCCGGCATCGGCCATTTTCCCACTTTCGAGGCGCGGGATGCGCTGATCGCCCTGGTCACCGGCCAGGAATGA
- a CDS encoding GntR family transcriptional regulator — protein sequence MKKLTDAPAPAGPRLSLRDQAYDTLKRRILNCELRPGEAVTVAELAAALGIGRTPVTQAVDRLMLDGLVQVMPRKGVVVSPVSLNHLVEIIEIRLLNEVQAARWAARNASKGQIRHLRDNIRRMHKASATRDVAELITLDGAFHRLIAEAARNTILMELLGNLHDRSLRFWTLSLRVPHRNDRVCEQHEAIVDAIATGDPDRAEQALSDHITDFQANIIGQISRF from the coding sequence ATGAAGAAACTCACGGATGCGCCCGCCCCGGCCGGTCCACGCCTTTCCCTGCGGGACCAGGCTTACGACACGTTGAAACGGCGCATCCTGAATTGCGAACTGCGCCCCGGAGAGGCGGTGACCGTGGCGGAGCTGGCCGCCGCCCTGGGCATCGGGCGCACCCCGGTGACACAGGCGGTGGATCGGTTGATGCTGGACGGATTGGTGCAGGTCATGCCGCGCAAAGGCGTGGTAGTCAGCCCCGTGTCACTGAATCACCTGGTGGAGATCATCGAGATCCGCCTGCTGAACGAAGTTCAGGCCGCCCGTTGGGCGGCGCGCAACGCAAGCAAGGGACAGATCCGACACCTGCGCGACAATATCCGGCGGATGCACAAGGCCTCCGCCACCCGTGACGTGGCCGAGCTGATCACCCTTGACGGTGCCTTTCACCGCCTGATCGCCGAGGCCGCGCGGAACACCATCCTGATGGAACTTCTGGGCAACCTGCATGACCGATCGCTGCGGTTCTGGACCCTGTCCCTGCGCGTGCCGCACCGCAACGATCGCGTCTGCGAACAGCACGAAGCCATCGTCGATGCCATCGCCACCGGCGATCCCGACCGCGCTGAACAGGCGCTGAGCGATCATATCACCGATTTCCAGGCCAATATCATCGGCCAGATCAGCAGGTTCTGA
- a CDS encoding thiamine pyrophosphate-binding protein, translating into MNLHEVIADGLAQLGVSHLYGLIGDANLFMVNSYVATGTGRYIACNHEANAVLAAIGHAQVTGRTGVATITHGPALTNAATALAEAAKGGIPLVVLCGDTAPGDLQHIQNIDQREVVRATGAEFIDLRGPDTALTDLERAFRLAGHNRRPVVLNMRVDQQWAETEPQTIAFGLPEVTLAPASGPLLEEAVGMLASAKRPLILAGRACIDPDAREALIALADRIEAPLATTLKAQALFEGHPHNIGISGNLSHPTATEVIMQSDCILAFGASLSKYTTENGTYTKGKRVVQVLPDALETPRMDPPSIRLIGDIAGTAQAMTALLDLAEIPGSAAADTALAERLAAEATAQRVLPPAQPTAPGTVDIVPALRRLHQALPRRRVLVADLGRFVFSAWRNLPVTDPRDLVFTAHFGGIGCGMGQAIGAATAVDDRPTVLVAGDGGFLLSAMGELSALRREGADMVIILCNDGSYGAEHVQFTNRRIAPDLSMIAPPDFAAVARANGLEAVAVTDASSLDAACAAIGARRGPLLIDLRLDPEKVFK; encoded by the coding sequence ATGAACCTGCACGAGGTCATCGCCGACGGGCTGGCGCAATTGGGGGTCAGCCATCTGTACGGGCTGATCGGGGACGCCAACCTGTTCATGGTGAACAGCTATGTTGCCACCGGCACCGGCCGCTACATCGCCTGCAATCACGAGGCCAACGCCGTGCTGGCCGCCATCGGTCATGCCCAGGTGACCGGTCGGACCGGCGTGGCGACCATCACGCACGGCCCCGCCCTGACCAACGCCGCCACCGCACTGGCAGAGGCCGCGAAAGGCGGTATCCCGCTGGTGGTCCTCTGCGGTGACACCGCGCCGGGGGATCTGCAACACATCCAGAACATCGACCAGCGCGAGGTCGTGCGCGCGACCGGGGCGGAATTCATCGACCTGCGCGGACCGGATACCGCGCTGACCGATCTGGAGCGCGCGTTTCGCCTGGCCGGCCACAATCGCCGCCCCGTGGTGCTGAACATGCGCGTCGACCAGCAATGGGCGGAGACAGAGCCCCAGACCATCGCCTTTGGCCTGCCGGAGGTCACGTTGGCACCGGCCTCCGGCCCCCTGCTGGAGGAAGCCGTGGGCATGCTGGCCTCCGCCAAGCGTCCGCTGATCCTGGCCGGGCGGGCCTGCATCGATCCGGACGCGCGTGAGGCGCTGATTGCCCTGGCCGACCGGATCGAGGCGCCGTTGGCCACCACGCTGAAGGCACAGGCCCTGTTCGAGGGCCACCCCCACAACATCGGCATCAGCGGCAATCTCAGCCATCCAACCGCGACCGAAGTCATCATGCAGTCCGACTGCATCCTCGCCTTCGGGGCCAGCCTGAGCAAATACACCACGGAAAACGGCACCTATACAAAGGGCAAGCGCGTGGTGCAGGTTTTGCCCGACGCGCTGGAAACCCCGCGCATGGACCCGCCGTCGATCCGACTGATCGGTGATATCGCGGGCACCGCCCAGGCCATGACCGCCCTGCTGGATCTGGCCGAGATCCCGGGCAGCGCCGCCGCCGATACCGCCCTGGCGGAACGGCTGGCGGCAGAGGCCACGGCACAACGCGTCCTGCCCCCGGCCCAGCCGACAGCGCCGGGCACCGTGGATATCGTGCCCGCCCTGCGCCGTTTGCACCAGGCTTTGCCGCGCCGCCGCGTGCTGGTCGCCGACCTGGGTCGGTTCGTCTTTTCCGCCTGGCGCAACCTGCCGGTCACCGATCCGCGCGACCTGGTCTTTACCGCGCATTTCGGCGGCATTGGCTGCGGCATGGGGCAGGCCATCGGTGCCGCCACGGCGGTGGATGACCGGCCCACGGTACTGGTTGCGGGGGATGGCGGCTTTCTTCTGTCAGCGATGGGAGAACTCTCGGCGCTGCGGCGCGAGGGTGCCGACATGGTCATCATCCTGTGCAACGACGGCAGCTACGGTGCGGAGCATGTGCAATTTACGAACCGCCGGATCGCGCCTGACCTGTCGATGATCGCACCGCCCGATTTCGCAGCCGTGGCGCGGGCCAACGGGCTGGAGGCGGTGGCCGTCACCGACGCCAGCAGCCTCGACGCGGCCTGCGCCGCGATCGGGGCCCGGCGCGGCCCGCTGCTGATCGACCTGCGGCTGGACCCGGAAAAGGTGTTCAAGTAG
- a CDS encoding MarR family winged helix-turn-helix transcriptional regulator, whose translation MTDTPTNTRLTVSRDDLLQDGNDVAFRQMLHNLLAFSARLQQIRGQFAGYIGLSGPQYTLLITVRQLQGEDGIGANAVATHLSHSPAFVTAETNKLVKLDVLNKRPNPTDGRRVLLSVTERGEELLRLLSPQQQEINDQLFEPVNATNFRILQDLARDLNNSAEKALLLSDYLLQQGGDGK comes from the coding sequence ATGACCGACACCCCGACCAACACGCGCCTGACCGTCAGCCGCGATGACCTGTTGCAGGACGGAAACGATGTCGCGTTCCGCCAGATGCTGCATAACCTGTTGGCGTTCTCGGCCCGGTTGCAACAGATCCGCGGCCAGTTTGCGGGCTACATCGGGCTGAGCGGTCCGCAATACACGCTCCTGATCACTGTCCGGCAATTGCAGGGAGAAGACGGTATCGGCGCCAATGCCGTGGCGACACACCTCTCCCATTCGCCCGCCTTCGTCACGGCGGAGACCAACAAGCTGGTGAAGCTTGACGTGCTGAACAAGCGGCCGAACCCGACCGACGGGCGCCGTGTCCTGCTGTCGGTGACGGAGCGGGGGGAGGAGCTGTTGCGCCTTCTGTCGCCGCAGCAGCAGGAAATCAACGACCAGCTGTTCGAACCGGTGAACGCCACCAACTTCCGAATCTTGCAGGATCTGGCCCGCGACCTGAACAACAGCGCGGAAAAGGCGCTGCTGCTGTCGGATTACCTGCTGCAACAGGGAGGGGACGGCAAATGA
- a CDS encoding tripartite tricarboxylate transporter permease codes for MLEQAMAGAAQLLVWPAIGFLFLGIMIGIVFGVIPGLSGLNGMAILLPFTFTMETVPALCFLLGMYAVTSTADTISSVLLGIPGTAASQATVLDGHPMAKRGEAERAFGAAFTVSAIGGVIGAIAVVLSIPILQPIIMAFSSPEFFMLGVVGLTMVGSLSGGSITKGIAAAALGTLIACVGYGEQVAIPRYWFDVLYLIDGLPLMPVVLGLFAIPELLDLMKGGGGISNVAAAPGKGSGLMQGMRDAFREWWLTLRCSLLGVYIGMLPGLGAGIADWIAYGHAVQTTRKDPKFGTGDVRGVIAPEAANNAVKGGGLVPTIAFGIPGSPPMALLLGGFLIQGVAPGPAMLTTNLSLTFSLIWTLVIANVVAAGLLFFLSKYISRLIFIPTLLLVPAVTVFTLMGSWMSTFQLGDWIALFGAGALGIAMKRAAWPRPPLILGFIIAPILENALHISRQSYGYAWLGRPIVLILLAVAVLTILLSVRKTMRQTARDRAAPLAEARQMTIAEQAGSARFGVVFAAFMVVVFGFALWGARDWPSTLAAFPVAMAAPGLLCVVLAGIADWKRRDLDDGRSDPFPVRVMGEFVVWMAGIVLVTMAVGQMIALPLFTLAFLLIKARAKPVIALAYTAGVTLLLWGIFDQVIHVTWYRSWLL; via the coding sequence ATGCTGGAACAGGCGATGGCGGGCGCGGCCCAGCTGCTGGTATGGCCTGCAATCGGGTTCCTGTTTCTCGGGATCATGATCGGGATCGTCTTCGGGGTGATCCCCGGCTTGTCCGGACTGAACGGCATGGCGATCCTGCTGCCGTTCACCTTTACCATGGAAACCGTGCCGGCCCTGTGTTTCCTGCTGGGCATGTATGCCGTCACATCGACAGCGGACACGATATCATCGGTCCTGTTGGGGATACCCGGCACGGCTGCCTCACAGGCCACGGTGCTGGACGGCCACCCGATGGCCAAGCGTGGCGAGGCGGAGCGCGCCTTTGGCGCCGCCTTCACCGTGTCGGCCATCGGCGGCGTGATCGGCGCCATCGCGGTGGTCCTGTCGATCCCGATCCTGCAACCGATCATCATGGCGTTTTCCTCGCCGGAATTCTTCATGCTGGGTGTCGTCGGGCTGACCATGGTCGGATCGCTCAGCGGCGGGTCGATAACCAAGGGGATCGCAGCCGCGGCCCTGGGTACGTTGATCGCCTGCGTCGGCTACGGCGAACAGGTGGCGATCCCGCGCTATTGGTTCGACGTGCTGTACCTGATCGACGGCCTGCCCCTGATGCCCGTGGTGCTGGGCCTATTTGCCATCCCCGAACTGCTGGACCTGATGAAGGGCGGCGGCGGTATTTCCAACGTTGCGGCGGCGCCGGGCAAGGGCAGTGGTCTGATGCAGGGTATGCGTGACGCGTTCCGTGAATGGTGGCTGACCCTGCGCTGTTCGCTGCTGGGTGTCTATATTGGCATGTTGCCCGGCCTGGGTGCCGGGATCGCGGATTGGATCGCCTACGGCCATGCGGTGCAGACCACGCGCAAGGATCCGAAATTCGGCACGGGCGACGTGCGCGGCGTCATCGCGCCGGAGGCGGCGAACAACGCGGTCAAGGGCGGCGGGCTGGTGCCCACCATCGCCTTCGGCATTCCGGGCAGCCCGCCGATGGCGTTGTTGCTGGGCGGCTTCCTGATTCAGGGCGTCGCGCCGGGCCCGGCGATGCTGACCACCAACCTGTCGCTGACCTTCAGCCTGATCTGGACGCTGGTCATTGCCAATGTGGTGGCGGCGGGGCTGCTGTTCTTCCTGTCGAAATACATCTCCCGGCTGATCTTCATCCCCACGCTGCTGCTGGTGCCCGCCGTTACCGTCTTTACCCTGATGGGCTCGTGGATGAGCACCTTTCAGCTGGGCGACTGGATCGCGCTGTTCGGGGCAGGGGCGCTTGGCATCGCGATGAAGCGCGCCGCCTGGCCGCGCCCGCCGCTGATCCTGGGTTTCATCATTGCGCCGATCCTGGAAAACGCGCTGCACATTTCCCGCCAATCCTATGGCTATGCCTGGCTGGGGCGTCCCATCGTGCTGATCCTGCTGGCTGTCGCGGTCCTCACGATCCTGCTGTCGGTACGCAAGACGATGCGCCAGACCGCCCGCGACCGGGCCGCGCCGCTGGCCGAAGCCCGGCAGATGACCATCGCGGAGCAGGCCGGCTCTGCACGGTTCGGCGTTGTCTTCGCGGCGTTCATGGTGGTGGTCTTTGGCTTTGCGCTCTGGGGCGCGCGGGACTGGCCCTCGACGCTGGCGGCCTTCCCGGTTGCGATGGCCGCGCCGGGATTGCTGTGCGTGGTGCTGGCAGGGATCGCGGATTGGAAGCGCCGCGACCTGGACGACGGACGGTCCGATCCGTTTCCTGTGCGGGTGATGGGAGAGTTCGTGGTCTGGATGGCGGGGATCGTGCTGGTGACGATGGCCGTGGGCCAGATGATCGCGCTGCCACTCTTTACCCTGGCGTTCCTGCTGATCAAGGCGCGGGCGAAGCCGGTGATCGCGCTGGCCTATACCGCCGGGGTGACGCTGCTGTTGTGGGGCATCTTCGACCAGGTGATCCATGTGACCTGGTACCGGTCCTGGCTGCTGTAG
- a CDS encoding p-hydroxycinnamoyl CoA hydratase/lyase — protein sequence MPYEKLTTVEVERDGPVAWVFLNRPDKKNAMNPTLHREMCDVLDALEADTGVGCVVLAGRGGAFSAGQDLKEFFRDLSGDPIAQKQAQRAANEWRWHRLEVFDKPTIAMVEGVCIGGAFTQMIACDFAIAAEDATFCLSEINWGQIPGGLVTRVLTEALGYRDALDLCLTGRKFDGVEAARLRLVNEAVPLADLRNRTRALAELLMAKDPEAYRATKHALRYVRNIPVREAEDYLAAKIGELRMRAGTGAQDSAIRKFVDEKSYRPAEASYTSVEDTDTKEQDQTS from the coding sequence ATGCCGTATGAGAAGTTGACCACCGTGGAGGTCGAACGCGACGGCCCTGTCGCATGGGTGTTCCTGAACCGTCCGGACAAGAAGAACGCGATGAACCCGACGCTGCATCGGGAGATGTGCGATGTCCTGGATGCGCTGGAGGCCGATACCGGCGTCGGATGCGTGGTGCTTGCCGGACGTGGTGGCGCGTTCAGCGCGGGACAGGACCTGAAGGAATTCTTTCGCGATCTGTCCGGTGATCCGATCGCGCAGAAACAGGCGCAGCGGGCGGCCAACGAATGGCGCTGGCACCGGCTTGAGGTCTTTGACAAGCCGACCATCGCGATGGTCGAAGGTGTCTGCATTGGCGGCGCGTTTACCCAGATGATCGCCTGCGACTTTGCCATCGCGGCTGAAGACGCGACCTTCTGCCTGTCGGAAATCAACTGGGGCCAGATTCCCGGCGGCCTGGTCACCCGGGTCTTGACGGAGGCCCTGGGCTATCGCGACGCGCTGGATCTGTGTCTGACCGGACGCAAGTTCGACGGGGTCGAGGCCGCGCGCCTGCGCCTGGTCAACGAGGCGGTGCCGCTGGCCGATCTTCGTAACCGCACGCGCGCGCTGGCCGAATTGCTGATGGCCAAGGATCCCGAAGCCTACCGGGCCACGAAACACGCGCTGCGGTATGTTCGCAACATCCCCGTCCGCGAGGCGGAGGATTACCTGGCCGCCAAGATCGGAGAGCTGCGGATGCGCGCCGGAACCGGCGCGCAGGACAGCGCGATCCGAAAATTCGTCGACGAGAAAAGCTACCGCCCGGCGGAGGCCTCCTACACCTCTGTCGAAGACACTGACACCAAAGAGCAGGACCAAACCTCATGA
- a CDS encoding CaiB/BaiF CoA transferase family protein translates to MTVPLKGYRVVELSTMITAPLAGMMLADMGADVIKIERPDGGDPFRSFRGGAYSPHFCSYNRNKRSVALNLQSDAGKDTLRQLIARADVLLDNFRPGVLDRLGFSDAQLMELNPRLVRCSISGFGTDGPYAQRPAYDAVAQAISGMSSLFVEPEAPALTGPTISDNVTGIYAAYGILSALLERERGGPARRVDINMLEATMAFMPDPFGYFTQMDLHSDPYLRVRTSQSYVFRCADGRLVNVHMSSQEKFWKGLLSAIERPELAQDPRFAERAGRIENYFDLSREVARSFAAQPLAYWQARLVETDVPFATVNTVEEVFDDPQVQHLKSFMDLEHPSEGVVRAVRNPVWIDGTRDAQPQVAPPLLGEHTQDVLAELNQDAAG, encoded by the coding sequence ATGACCGTTCCGCTCAAGGGATATCGTGTCGTCGAATTGTCCACGATGATCACCGCGCCGCTGGCCGGCATGATGTTGGCCGACATGGGCGCCGACGTGATCAAGATCGAACGCCCGGATGGGGGCGACCCGTTCCGCAGCTTTCGCGGCGGGGCTTACAGCCCGCATTTCTGCTCCTACAACCGGAACAAGCGCAGCGTGGCGCTGAATCTGCAATCCGACGCGGGCAAGGACACGCTGCGCCAGCTGATCGCGCGGGCGGATGTCCTGTTGGACAATTTCCGCCCCGGCGTGTTGGATCGGCTGGGCTTTTCCGACGCGCAGCTGATGGAATTGAACCCGCGGCTTGTGCGCTGTTCGATCAGTGGCTTCGGCACCGATGGTCCCTATGCCCAGCGGCCCGCCTATGACGCCGTGGCGCAGGCGATCAGCGGCATGTCCAGCCTGTTTGTCGAGCCCGAGGCCCCCGCCCTGACCGGGCCCACGATTTCCGACAACGTCACGGGGATCTACGCCGCCTACGGCATCCTTTCCGCCCTGCTGGAGCGGGAGCGCGGCGGCCCGGCACGGCGGGTCGACATCAACATGCTGGAGGCAACGATGGCCTTCATGCCCGATCCGTTCGGCTATTTCACGCAGATGGACCTGCATTCGGATCCCTATTTGCGGGTGCGGACCTCGCAATCCTACGTGTTCCGCTGTGCCGACGGGCGGTTGGTGAATGTGCACATGTCGTCGCAGGAAAAGTTCTGGAAAGGCCTGCTGAGCGCGATCGAACGGCCGGAGCTCGCCCAGGATCCGCGCTTTGCCGAACGCGCCGGGCGGATCGAGAACTACTTTGACCTCAGCCGGGAGGTCGCCCGCAGTTTCGCCGCCCAACCGCTGGCCTATTGGCAGGCGCGGCTGGTGGAGACCGACGTGCCCTTCGCCACGGTGAACACGGTGGAAGAGGTGTTCGACGACCCGCAGGTACAGCACCTGAAATCCTTCATGGACCTTGAACATCCCTCCGAAGGGGTGGTCCGGGCAGTGCGCAACCCGGTCTGGATCGACGGAACGCGGGACGCACAGCCGCAGGTCGCGCCGCCATTGCTGGGGGAACATACCCAGGACGTGCTGGCGGAACTGAACCAGGATGCGGCGGGGTAG